Proteins found in one Oryza glaberrima chromosome 4, OglaRS2, whole genome shotgun sequence genomic segment:
- the LOC127771182 gene encoding uncharacterized protein At3g28850-like, producing the protein MGCTNSTEARREMVLANAGRRATRSFSLPTVDRQRLRWKAVSMLSSLGISQGRRSGAFKYATTSVEGMMKSENDHAGQALLHVQEAAAKRAVIKPCTPTLTPPNEPEVINAWELMAGLEDDPPTPPCASHEPPAVTPQWMQADTDIPIVALDFDPEILSGFREALADTSPSEPTSCSVTEEEEQPAQPEKHADACDAPTSLATGDMPEKRADACDAPISLATGDMPEKRADACDKTISLATGDMPELSGIVRARINAFQEKIERRSSKGARDAKVAHLRPPGGDKKAVVYFTSLRGVRKTFVDCCSVRSILRSYGVRLDERDVSMHAVFRAELAELLGPGSFACAALPRVFVDGRYLGGAEDVHALHEAAELARMLEGCEAAPVRKLGYMEACAACGDVRFVPCETCYGSCKIFVDDDVDAGEFRRCPDCNENGLIRCPVCCC; encoded by the coding sequence ATGGGGTGCACCAACTCCACGGAGGCGCGGCGGGAAATGGTCTTGGCCAACGCCGGCCGGCGCGCGACACGGAGCTTCTCGCTGCCCACCGTCGATCGGCAGCGGCTACGGTGGAAGGCCGTGTCGATGCTGAGCTCGCTCGGCATCTCCCAGGGCCGGCGCTCCGGCGCGTTCAAGTACGCGACCACGTCGGTGGAGGGGATGATGAAGAGCGAGAATGACCACGCCGGGCAGGCGTTGCTCCATGtccaggaggcggcggcgaagcgggctGTGATCAAGCCCTGCACACCGACGCTGACTCCGCCCAACGAGCCAGAGGTGATCAATGCGTGGGAGCTCATGGCCGGGCTCGAGGACgatccgccgacgccgccgtgcgcgtcgCATGAACCACCGGCGGTGACGCCGCAGTGGATGCAGGCTGATACGGACATCCCCATCGTCGCCTTGGACTTCGATCCGGAGATACTGTCCGGCTTCCGGGAGGCTCTTGCGGACACGTCGCCGTCGGAGCCAACGTCTTGCTCGGTgacggaggaagaagaacaaccggCGCAACCGGAGAAGCACGCCGACGCCTGCGACGCGCCAACCTCGCTGGCCACCGGCGACATGCCGGAGAAGCGCGCCGATGCCTGCGACGCGCCAATATCGCTGGCCACCGGTGACATGCCGGAGAAGCGCGCCGACGCCTGCGACAAGACAATCTCGCTGGCCACCGGCGACATGCCGGAGCTCTCAGGCATTGTCCGCGCCCGCATCAACGCGTTCCAAGAAAAGATAGAGCGGAGGTCGAGCAAGGGCGCCCGCGACGCGAAGGTGGCGCACCTGCGGCCGCCGGGAGGCGACAAGAAGGCGGTCGTCTACTTCACCAGCCTCCGCGGCGTCCGCAAGACGTTCGTCGACTGCTGCTCCGTGCGCAGCATCCTGCGCAGCTACGGCGTGCGCCTGGACGAGCGCGACGTGTCCATGCACGCCGTCTTCAGGGCCGAGCTCGCGGAGCTCCTCGGCCCCGGCAGCTTCGCGTGCGCCGCGCTCCCGCGGGTGTTCGTCGACGGGCGCTacctcggcggcgccgaggacgtCCACGCGCTGCACGAGGCGGCCGAGCTCGCGCGCATGCTGGAAGGGTGCGAGGCCGCGCCGGTGCGCAAGCTCGGGTACATGGAGGCGTGCGCCGCATGCGGCGACGTCCGGTTCGTCCCGTGCGAGACGTGCTACGGCAGCTGCAAGATATTCGTCGACGACGATGTCGACGCCGGCGAGTTCCGGCGATGCCCCGATTGCAACGAGAATGGCCTTATCAGATGCCccgtctgctgctgctga
- the LOC127771183 gene encoding binding partner of ACD11 1 isoform X2 has product MSGTGYTVEVTNLSSRASESDLHEFFSFSGAIEHIELIRSGEYGSTAYVTFKEPYSLETAVLLSGATIVDQPVCIARWGQPNEPYNFWDTPNWYTEEEIEYRTYQTCQFNSTPQEALTIAQDVVKTMLARGYVLSKDALARARAFDESHQVTATAAAKAAELSKRIGLTDRVSGLTDRVSAGVGAIRSVDETYHVSETTKTVATATGRTAVKVVNGIMTSSYFSAGAMMLSDALHRAAQAAADLAAHGRHN; this is encoded by the exons ATGAGTGGTACGGGATACACAGTTGAAGTTACTAACCTGTCAAGCAGGGCATCTGAAAGTGATCTTCATGAGTTCTTTTCATTCTCTGGAGCGATTGAGCATATAGAACTTATCAG ATCAGGAGAATATGGTTCTACTGCTTATGTGACATTCAAGGAACCCTATTCCTTGGAAACTGCAGTATTGCTCAGT GGGGCTACTATTGTGGATCAGCCAGTTTGTATAGCTCGCTGGGGACAGCCTAATGAACCATACAATTTCTGGGACACACCAAATTGGTATACAGAGGAGGAAATTGAATACAGG ACCTATCAAACATGCCAGTTCAATTCCACTCCACAAGAAGCTTTGACGATTGCTCAGGATGTTGTGAAGACAATGCTAGCAAGGGGATACGTACTCAGCAAGGATGCACTGGCCAGGGCTAGAGCCTTTGATGAGTCCCATCAGGTAACAGCGACTGCCGCAGCCAAGGCTGCGGAGCTGAGCAAGAGGATTGGCCTAACCGACAGGGTCAGCGGCCTAACCGACAGGGTCAGCGCCGGTGTTGGTGCAATCAGATCGGTGGATGAGACATACCACGTATCCGAGACGACCAAgaccgtcgccaccgccacagGAAGAACAGCAGTTAAGGTTGTGAATGGCATCATGACCAGCAGCTATTTCTCTGCAGGAGCTATGATGCTGTCTGATGCTCTCCATAGGGCAGCACAGGCAGCAGCTGATTTGGCTGCTCATGGTAGACACAATTAA
- the LOC127771183 gene encoding binding partner of ACD11 1 isoform X1, with protein MTSRIMSGTGYTVEVTNLSSRASESDLHEFFSFSGAIEHIELIRSGEYGSTAYVTFKEPYSLETAVLLSGATIVDQPVCIARWGQPNEPYNFWDTPNWYTEEEIEYRTYQTCQFNSTPQEALTIAQDVVKTMLARGYVLSKDALARARAFDESHQVTATAAAKAAELSKRIGLTDRVSGLTDRVSAGVGAIRSVDETYHVSETTKTVATATGRTAVKVVNGIMTSSYFSAGAMMLSDALHRAAQAAADLAAHGRHN; from the exons ATGACTTCCAGAATCATGAGTGGTACGGGATACACAGTTGAAGTTACTAACCTGTCAAGCAGGGCATCTGAAAGTGATCTTCATGAGTTCTTTTCATTCTCTGGAGCGATTGAGCATATAGAACTTATCAG ATCAGGAGAATATGGTTCTACTGCTTATGTGACATTCAAGGAACCCTATTCCTTGGAAACTGCAGTATTGCTCAGT GGGGCTACTATTGTGGATCAGCCAGTTTGTATAGCTCGCTGGGGACAGCCTAATGAACCATACAATTTCTGGGACACACCAAATTGGTATACAGAGGAGGAAATTGAATACAGG ACCTATCAAACATGCCAGTTCAATTCCACTCCACAAGAAGCTTTGACGATTGCTCAGGATGTTGTGAAGACAATGCTAGCAAGGGGATACGTACTCAGCAAGGATGCACTGGCCAGGGCTAGAGCCTTTGATGAGTCCCATCAGGTAACAGCGACTGCCGCAGCCAAGGCTGCGGAGCTGAGCAAGAGGATTGGCCTAACCGACAGGGTCAGCGGCCTAACCGACAGGGTCAGCGCCGGTGTTGGTGCAATCAGATCGGTGGATGAGACATACCACGTATCCGAGACGACCAAgaccgtcgccaccgccacagGAAGAACAGCAGTTAAGGTTGTGAATGGCATCATGACCAGCAGCTATTTCTCTGCAGGAGCTATGATGCTGTCTGATGCTCTCCATAGGGCAGCACAGGCAGCAGCTGATTTGGCTGCTCATGGTAGACACAATTAA